Proteins encoded in a region of the Shewanella polaris genome:
- a CDS encoding PEGA domain-containing protein: MEYREFKQKIIEPNIRRKTTEYLNVLEAQLVEFADGGSFESTGKSALRSTIIPPISMSISLVLVLLTVLKLPMKAVELIQAKGMDSASKSKPNRFIKPTISTLLLASIFVVPLSMGSNQYTAKGSAVHYFFEQMEKNDSATISFTLKWLLVTLPMVQPIGSSIDQSLFITKGFNAISEPINRFDSAVMPVHDSTKVVKNASNKAALLPLSITSNIANAKVSVMNIKPKYKAGMMLPAGSYDIKITAPGYTPIRKWVYLKADETDFNINLSLANSTKQS, from the coding sequence TTGGAATACCGTGAGTTTAAACAGAAAATCATTGAACCCAATATTCGACGGAAAACCACCGAGTATCTAAATGTACTCGAAGCCCAACTAGTTGAGTTTGCCGATGGCGGTTCTTTTGAATCAACAGGTAAATCGGCATTAAGATCAACGATTATTCCGCCAATTTCGATGTCGATAAGTTTGGTTCTGGTGCTATTAACCGTATTAAAGTTACCGATGAAAGCCGTGGAACTGATACAGGCAAAGGGGATGGACTCAGCGTCAAAGTCAAAGCCTAATCGTTTTATAAAACCGACGATATCAACATTATTATTAGCGTCTATATTTGTCGTGCCGCTATCCATGGGCAGTAATCAATACACAGCTAAAGGCTCTGCAGTACATTACTTTTTTGAACAAATGGAGAAGAATGACTCCGCCACTATTTCATTTACCCTTAAATGGTTATTAGTGACGCTGCCGATGGTGCAACCTATTGGTTCATCCATAGACCAGAGCTTATTTATTACGAAAGGATTTAATGCAATCAGTGAGCCGATTAACCGCTTTGACTCAGCGGTAATGCCTGTACATGATTCAACTAAAGTGGTTAAAAACGCGTCTAATAAAGCGGCTTTATTACCCCTTAGCATCACAAGTAATATCGCCAATGCCAAAGTGTCAGTAATGAATATTAAACCCAAATATAAAGCAGGCATGATGTTACCTGCTGGCAGTTATGACATTAAAATCACCGCGCCTGGATATACACCTATTAGAAAATGGGTGTACTTAAAAGCCGATGAAACTGATTTTAATATCAATTTGTCATTAGCCAATTCGACCAAGCAGTCATAA
- a CDS encoding cell division protein ZapA, with amino-acid sequence MSNSAVDITLLGRTYSIACPKGREDALRTVAREVENQLTTLKSRTNNLSREELAIMAALNIGNELYEEKQKNKQYMAQMDERISLLQSTLETSLVERSR; translated from the coding sequence ATGAGTAACAGTGCTGTTGATATTACCCTATTAGGGCGCACCTACTCTATCGCATGTCCAAAAGGACGCGAAGATGCTTTGCGCACGGTAGCCAGAGAAGTAGAAAACCAACTAACAACGCTAAAGTCTCGTACCAATAACTTAAGCCGTGAAGAGCTTGCTATAATGGCAGCGCTTAACATTGGTAATGAATTGTACGAAGAAAAGCAAAAAAACAAACAATACATGGCGCAAATGGATGAGCGCATTTCGTTATTACAGTCAACGTTGGAAACATCGTTGGTTGAACGAAGTCGCTAG
- the ubiH gene encoding 2-octaprenyl-6-methoxyphenyl hydroxylase, whose product MTTAQTNTTPLTVDIAIVGGAMAGATLALGLAKLSASQSRPLRIALIEAHVANNNHPGFDARSIAIAQGSIFELTRLGIWPKLQHLGTAIENIHVSDRGHFGMTELNAKPLGLDALGQVVELAQVGKVLFDELTKSPVSLFCPAKVTDIQAQQDGHLVSLDDGTQLHCQLLVAADGAHSVVRQQLQQTTEIIDFDQTAIVANVITNQAHQHWAYERFTQTGPIALLPMTSVPSAPSAQSRFSLVWAVPPAKADELKHADKTEFLAALQQAFGHRVGRFIDVGQRASYPLTLSYMPRPIFHRCVFVGNAAQTLHPIAGQGFNLGLRDVIGLLDVIENALTQANVNAKTEVDVGSSAIVHQYLAARQGDRDTTLRNIEFLVRGFSNQYWPLVAGRNIGLRLLSWFPPLKRPVAHTAMGWR is encoded by the coding sequence ATGACCACAGCACAAACAAATACAACACCACTTACCGTTGATATTGCCATAGTGGGTGGCGCCATGGCGGGTGCCACGCTAGCCTTAGGCTTAGCTAAGTTATCTGCCTCGCAGTCGCGTCCGTTGCGCATCGCCTTAATTGAAGCCCATGTTGCTAACAACAATCATCCAGGTTTTGACGCCCGCTCCATTGCTATCGCCCAAGGTTCTATATTCGAACTCACCCGTTTAGGTATTTGGCCTAAATTGCAGCATCTTGGCACGGCAATCGAAAACATCCATGTGTCTGATCGCGGCCACTTTGGCATGACCGAGCTAAACGCTAAGCCACTAGGGTTAGACGCGTTAGGGCAAGTGGTCGAGTTAGCTCAAGTCGGTAAGGTGTTATTTGATGAGCTGACTAAATCACCTGTCAGTTTATTTTGTCCTGCTAAAGTCACCGATATACAAGCCCAACAAGACGGCCACCTAGTAAGCTTAGATGACGGCACGCAATTGCATTGTCAATTATTGGTGGCGGCCGATGGTGCTCATTCAGTAGTTCGTCAACAGCTGCAACAAACCACAGAAATAATCGATTTTGACCAAACCGCCATAGTCGCTAATGTCATCACCAATCAAGCACATCAGCATTGGGCGTATGAGCGCTTCACCCAAACAGGTCCAATAGCACTGTTACCAATGACATCGGTGCCATCAGCACCCTCTGCGCAATCACGTTTTTCACTGGTGTGGGCCGTACCGCCAGCAAAAGCGGATGAACTAAAGCATGCCGACAAAACTGAGTTTTTAGCGGCACTACAGCAAGCCTTTGGTCATCGTGTTGGTCGCTTTATTGATGTCGGCCAGCGGGCCAGTTATCCATTAACCTTATCGTATATGCCAAGACCCATTTTTCACCGTTGTGTGTTTGTCGGTAACGCCGCACAAACCCTGCACCCAATTGCAGGGCAAGGTTTTAACTTAGGTTTACGTGATGTCATTGGCTTGTTAGACGTCATCGAAAACGCGTTAACTCAAGCCAATGTTAATGCCAAAACTGAAGTCGATGTCGGTAGCAGCGCCATAGTGCACCAATATTTAGCCGCGCGACAAGGCGACCGTGACACCACACTGCGTAATATTGAATTTTTAGTCCGTGGTTTCTCTAATCAATATTGGCCGCTGGTGGCAGGGCGCAATATCGGTTTGCGTTTATTGTCTTGGTTTCCCCCACTTAAACGTCCCGTTGCTCACACTGCAATGGGCTGGCGTTAA
- a CDS encoding FAD-dependent monooxygenase, translating to MYSTQTYDVAIVGGGMVGLATAIGLANADLNVVVIDAGATQVVSGEPKLRVSAINKASQQLLENLGAWQYLDDSRISPYQKMAVWDKDGLGKIEFDANSIGEAYLGSIIENDAISFSLAKRASEIANLTHIEGQRLERIAFGEREAWLTLASGDNISAAVVVAADGANSWVRQQCSIPLTFWDYGHHAIVATVRTELGHDATARQAFLPGGPLAMLPLYDDNLCSIVWSVSPDQAQHLLALDEAEFSKALTAALDGRLGMCQVISERQSFPLRMRYARHFARHRLVLAGDAAHTIHPLAGQGVNLGFLDAASIIDTFTELHDQGKDLGEYSHLRALERWRKADAMEMIATMEGFKRLFAGSNPLKKAMRDIGLTLVDNVAGLKTVFIKQAMGNKMTLPKLCREPIS from the coding sequence ATGTATTCAACTCAAACATATGATGTTGCCATCGTCGGCGGTGGTATGGTCGGGCTAGCAACCGCAATCGGTTTAGCCAATGCCGATCTTAACGTGGTGGTAATCGATGCAGGTGCAACCCAAGTCGTCAGCGGTGAACCTAAATTACGGGTTAGCGCCATTAATAAAGCCAGCCAGCAACTCCTCGAAAACCTCGGTGCGTGGCAATATCTTGACGACAGCCGTATCAGCCCTTATCAAAAAATGGCGGTGTGGGACAAAGACGGCCTAGGCAAAATAGAATTTGATGCCAACAGTATTGGCGAAGCTTATTTAGGCTCGATTATCGAAAACGATGCTATTAGTTTTTCCCTTGCCAAGCGCGCTAGCGAAATCGCTAATTTGACTCATATAGAAGGTCAACGCCTTGAACGGATAGCTTTTGGCGAACGCGAAGCTTGGCTCACCTTAGCCAGTGGCGACAACATTAGCGCTGCCGTAGTCGTGGCTGCCGACGGAGCAAACTCTTGGGTGCGTCAACAGTGCAGTATTCCACTGACTTTCTGGGACTACGGCCATCATGCTATTGTCGCCACAGTACGCACCGAACTCGGCCACGATGCCACCGCCAGACAAGCCTTTTTACCCGGCGGACCATTAGCCATGTTGCCATTATATGATGACAACTTATGTTCAATTGTATGGTCGGTATCGCCAGATCAAGCCCAGCACTTATTAGCCTTAGACGAAGCCGAGTTTTCTAAAGCATTAACCGCCGCGCTTGATGGTCGTTTAGGCATGTGCCAAGTAATAAGCGAGCGCCAGTCATTTCCATTACGTATGCGCTATGCGCGCCATTTTGCTCGCCATCGTTTGGTGCTGGCCGGTGACGCTGCTCATACTATCCATCCGTTAGCTGGCCAAGGGGTTAACCTAGGCTTTTTAGACGCAGCCAGTATCATCGACACCTTTACCGAGCTACATGATCAAGGCAAAGATTTAGGCGAATATAGCCATTTACGCGCCCTTGAACGTTGGCGTAAAGCCGATGCCATGGAGATGATTGCCACCATGGAAGGCTTTAAAAGACTGTTTGCTGGCAGCAATCCACTTAAAAAAGCTATGCGAGACATTGGATTAACCCTAGTTGATAATGTCGCTGGGCTGAAAACAGTGTTCATCAAACAGGCTATGGGTAACAAAATGACATTACCTAAACTTTGTCGTGAGCCAATTTCGTAA
- a CDS encoding UPF0149 family protein — translation MAIPPSLCIDKLKKALDFAEVGHHPVEVHGMLVGLICGGVKQEKLTWLKPLVELMNDGQPLEPKLQQLIIELYQDTVTRLADFEFGFTLLLPEEEVPLSERVEALALWTQSFLTGIAIIQPKLAKATPDVREVIKDLADIAQVEFDVGDDEESEVAYEELQEFVRMSAILCYSEFGLDMPLNDTDEHSNIH, via the coding sequence ATGGCAATCCCACCTTCGTTATGTATCGATAAACTAAAAAAAGCCTTAGATTTCGCTGAAGTCGGCCATCATCCCGTAGAAGTACACGGCATGCTTGTTGGACTCATTTGTGGTGGCGTAAAACAAGAAAAACTTACCTGGTTAAAACCGCTAGTAGAGTTAATGAACGACGGCCAGCCGTTAGAGCCAAAATTGCAACAGCTGATCATCGAATTGTATCAAGACACTGTCACACGTTTAGCCGATTTTGAGTTCGGCTTTACCTTGTTATTACCAGAAGAAGAAGTGCCATTGAGTGAACGCGTTGAAGCGTTAGCATTATGGACCCAAAGCTTTTTAACTGGCATTGCTATTATTCAACCAAAACTTGCCAAAGCAACACCCGATGTACGCGAAGTGATTAAAGACCTTGCAGACATTGCCCAAGTAGAATTTGATGTCGGTGATGACGAAGAATCAGAAGTTGCTTATGAAGAACTGCAAGAGTTTGTCAGAATGTCGGCTATTTTATGTTATTCAGAGTTTGGCTTAGACATGCCTTTAAATGACACCGACGAGCATTCAAATATTCACTAA
- the gcvT gene encoding glycine cleavage system aminomethyltransferase GcvT, giving the protein MASKTVLFNKHLESNAKMVDFHGWEMPINYGSQIEEHHAVRQDAGMFDVSHMTVVDVTGSDACAFLRKLLANDVAKLTVPGKALYGGMLDETAGIIDDLITYYLTDTHYRVVVNSATRDKDLAWINKQAAAFDVVITERPELAMIAVQGPNAKAKAASVFTSEQNAAVEGMKPFFGVQSANLFIATTGYTGEAGYEIIVPEAEAEALWQALLDVGVKPCGLGARDTLRLEAGMNLYGQDMDESINPLAANMGWTIAWEPSDRDFIGREALTAIKAAGTDKLVGLVMEQKGVLRHDMAVFFTDAEGVEHQGVITSGSFSPTLGYSIAMARVPNGIGATAEVEMRKKRVNVKVVAPSFVRNGKSTL; this is encoded by the coding sequence ATGGCTAGCAAAACTGTACTTTTTAACAAGCATTTAGAATCAAACGCCAAAATGGTTGATTTTCACGGTTGGGAAATGCCGATCAATTACGGCTCTCAAATCGAAGAACATCACGCAGTACGTCAAGACGCGGGCATGTTCGATGTATCGCACATGACAGTCGTTGACGTCACCGGCAGCGATGCTTGTGCCTTTTTACGTAAGTTACTTGCTAACGATGTTGCCAAGCTTACTGTCCCTGGTAAAGCCCTTTACGGCGGAATGCTAGACGAAACCGCTGGCATTATCGACGATCTTATTACCTACTATTTAACCGACACCCATTACCGTGTGGTGGTTAACTCAGCGACTCGCGACAAAGACCTCGCGTGGATCAACAAGCAAGCCGCCGCGTTTGATGTTGTGATTACCGAACGTCCAGAACTCGCCATGATTGCAGTACAAGGCCCTAACGCTAAAGCCAAAGCGGCGAGCGTATTCACTAGTGAGCAAAATGCTGCAGTTGAAGGCATGAAGCCATTCTTTGGCGTGCAATCAGCTAACTTATTTATTGCCACCACAGGTTACACCGGTGAAGCAGGCTACGAAATTATCGTCCCAGAAGCCGAAGCCGAAGCGTTATGGCAAGCACTATTAGATGTAGGCGTTAAGCCTTGTGGTCTTGGCGCACGTGATACCTTACGCTTAGAAGCGGGTATGAACCTATATGGTCAAGACATGGACGAGTCAATTAATCCATTAGCCGCTAACATGGGCTGGACCATCGCATGGGAACCTAGCGACCGTGACTTTATTGGCCGCGAAGCATTAACCGCCATAAAAGCGGCTGGAACCGACAAACTTGTTGGTTTAGTCATGGAACAAAAAGGCGTTTTACGCCATGATATGGCAGTGTTTTTTACCGACGCCGAGGGTGTTGAACATCAAGGTGTTATCACCAGTGGTTCGTTCTCGCCAACCTTAGGCTATTCAATCGCCATGGCTCGCGTACCTAATGGTATAGGTGCTACCGCTGAAGTTGAAATGCGTAAAAAACGCGTCAACGTAAAAGTTGTTGCCCCAAGCTTTGTGCGCAATGGTAAATCCACTCTTTAA
- a CDS encoding DnaJ-like cysteine-rich domain-containing protein, which yields MSKLEQFQDFIRRNGKELTGVDVPIKLSNEQEKLPQLKFTFGWTIEVGVSTHEHGGYCPSGIKSGTASNARDCAHEKAKEYASGQNTLFNDRFLKILGPDISSNFLIRNRDLKSAPETYVGSKLCYNCSGSGTQSCSSCYGSGSNSCNRCSGSGRVSVSRYDSYNNRTVYTTESCSSCWGRGKTTCHTCGGSGSVTCNTCNGGGYLYYSYTIDGDAKRSTKWAYNSNDYHEWTSEFVKNNGLNLVYHLTEITEVDVEGTLDGCTFIFAFTAKLPTLQFTATIDKVDTKMCFAGKKDTTHNAGGVYDPAVWSVAQKMAGGSQSADKMALATPAVKNIIEANVTNSQIALLDENWVSTEIKDAVISNYQNLVTQLKKHSVKGIAPNMFLSLIKYTYLFFTLGMLIALLYPSFAVDSGNRMSVTQIPEWMMALLTMKFGLFGLPAFVNYAFVLGLLWLSYQSIKTWYWKSISKAKIWILAISITLLLPHFAFTLYYNIVDLLNRSPTIASTLVSGSLLVGLYLLVIGVKWPEKWYSKLFGLIAGIGIYCALQYGFFFINPTYGFIANHANYVSEVAVLLSSGLDFMAHNLIEWGLLSISFTYFLTRRKFWLKAKTMVADYDSPVLLKSMNMDK from the coding sequence GTGAGTAAATTAGAACAATTCCAAGATTTTATTCGCCGTAACGGTAAAGAGCTCACGGGTGTCGATGTACCAATAAAATTAAGCAATGAACAAGAAAAGCTTCCTCAACTTAAGTTTACCTTTGGGTGGACTATCGAAGTTGGGGTGAGTACACACGAACATGGAGGCTATTGTCCGTCAGGGATTAAATCTGGCACGGCATCGAATGCTCGGGATTGTGCCCATGAAAAAGCTAAAGAGTACGCTAGCGGACAGAACACGTTATTTAACGATCGCTTTTTAAAGATTCTTGGTCCTGATATATCTAGCAATTTCTTAATAAGGAATAGAGACCTAAAATCTGCACCAGAAACCTATGTAGGCAGTAAGTTGTGTTACAACTGCAGTGGTTCTGGCACACAAAGCTGTTCTAGTTGTTATGGTTCTGGCAGTAATTCTTGTAATCGTTGTAGTGGTAGTGGTCGCGTTAGTGTGTCGCGTTACGATAGTTACAATAATCGCACTGTTTATACTACAGAATCATGTTCGTCCTGTTGGGGACGAGGTAAAACAACGTGTCATACTTGCGGTGGCTCAGGCTCGGTAACGTGTAATACTTGTAATGGTGGTGGTTATCTCTATTACAGTTACACCATTGACGGTGATGCAAAACGTAGCACTAAATGGGCTTATAACAGCAACGATTACCACGAATGGACCTCTGAGTTTGTTAAAAATAACGGTTTAAACTTGGTCTATCATTTAACTGAGATAACTGAAGTTGATGTTGAAGGCACCTTGGATGGCTGTACCTTTATTTTCGCTTTTACCGCTAAACTGCCAACACTACAATTTACCGCTACGATTGATAAAGTCGATACCAAGATGTGCTTTGCAGGTAAAAAAGATACTACCCATAATGCTGGTGGAGTTTATGACCCAGCGGTATGGAGTGTGGCACAGAAAATGGCTGGCGGCAGTCAATCGGCAGACAAAATGGCATTAGCAACGCCTGCTGTTAAAAACATTATTGAAGCCAATGTAACCAACAGCCAAATTGCACTATTAGATGAAAACTGGGTGTCTACTGAAATTAAAGACGCTGTAATATCTAATTACCAAAACTTAGTGACACAATTAAAAAAACACAGTGTTAAAGGTATTGCACCAAACATGTTCTTGAGCTTGATTAAATACACTTATTTATTCTTTACTTTAGGGATGTTAATCGCGCTGCTATACCCTTCATTTGCAGTTGATTCAGGTAATCGCATGAGTGTGACTCAAATACCTGAATGGATGATGGCGTTATTGACGATGAAATTTGGCCTTTTCGGGCTACCCGCTTTTGTTAATTACGCTTTTGTACTTGGGTTACTGTGGTTAAGCTACCAAAGTATTAAGACCTGGTATTGGAAAAGTATTAGTAAAGCTAAAATATGGATTTTAGCTATCAGCATTACACTGTTGTTACCACATTTCGCTTTTACTCTTTATTACAACATAGTTGACCTGCTTAACCGTTCACCCACAATAGCGAGCACGCTTGTTAGTGGCTCATTACTGGTTGGACTTTACTTACTGGTGATTGGTGTAAAATGGCCAGAAAAGTGGTACAGCAAACTGTTTGGCTTGATTGCTGGCATTGGTATTTATTGTGCCCTTCAATATGGTTTTTTCTTCATTAACCCGACTTATGGTTTTATTGCAAACCATGCTAATTACGTTAGCGAAGTGGCTGTGTTATTATCATCTGGTTTAGATTTTATGGCGCATAATTTAATTGAGTGGGGCTTGTTATCAATCAGCTTTACTTACTTTTTAACACGTAGAAAATTTTGGTTAAAAGCAAAGACCATGGTGGCGGATTACGATAGTCCAGTGCTACTAAAATCAATGAATATGGATAAATAA
- a CDS encoding 5-formyltetrahydrofolate cyclo-ligase: protein MSISRFMTNKDHRPVTSTSSARISYFAKPTELEDPLFDSTDMSRDNIRRHIRQERNSLSSEEQNQLALIASRHMLAEIQAQSAQHVALYFTQDGELATQKLIEALWELDINLYLPCIHPFSKGHLLFVRYDRDSVMVNNKYGISEPQLNVQHIIPVDKLDMIITPMVAFDEHGNRMGMGSGYYDRTLAQVTNNKPLAVGFAHDCQQVSQVPTDFWDIPLPVIITPTRRLAI from the coding sequence ATGAGTATCTCGCGTTTTATGACTAACAAGGATCACCGTCCTGTTACGTCAACCTCTTCGGCACGCATTAGCTACTTTGCCAAACCAACAGAACTTGAAGATCCATTATTTGATAGTACAGACATGAGCCGTGATAATATCCGTCGTCATATCAGACAAGAACGTAATAGCCTCAGCTCTGAAGAACAAAATCAATTAGCGTTAATCGCCAGCCGTCATATGCTCGCCGAAATTCAGGCGCAGTCAGCTCAGCACGTTGCATTGTATTTTACCCAAGATGGTGAACTCGCCACCCAAAAACTCATTGAAGCATTATGGGAACTAGACATTAACCTCTATTTGCCATGCATTCATCCGTTTAGTAAAGGGCATTTACTGTTTGTGCGTTATGACCGAGACTCTGTGATGGTTAATAACAAATATGGTATTAGCGAGCCGCAACTGAATGTGCAACACATTATCCCTGTAGACAAACTCGATATGATTATCACTCCTATGGTGGCATTTGATGAACATGGTAATCGCATGGGCATGGGCAGTGGTTATTACGATCGCACCTTGGCACAAGTGACCAACAACAAACCATTAGCCGTCGGGTTTGCCCATGATTGCCAACAAGTGAGCCAGGTTCCAACTGATTTTTGGGATATTCCTTTACCAGTGATTATTACCCCAACGAGAAGATTAGCTATTTAA
- the gcvH gene encoding glycine cleavage system protein GcvH, whose amino-acid sequence MSTILADLKYASSHEWIRKEADGSYTVGITEHAQELLGDMVFVELPEVGDTVTAGEDCAVAESVKAASDIYAPISGEVIAVNEALEDSPELVNSDAFGDGWFFRVMPSDEAEIDILLDADGYQEVIDQE is encoded by the coding sequence ATGAGCACTATCTTAGCAGACTTGAAATACGCCTCTTCACACGAATGGATCCGTAAAGAAGCAGACGGTAGCTACACAGTTGGTATCACTGAGCATGCTCAAGAGCTATTAGGTGACATGGTATTCGTAGAATTACCAGAAGTGGGCGACACAGTGACTGCTGGCGAAGATTGCGCCGTAGCAGAGTCAGTTAAAGCTGCATCAGACATTTACGCACCTATTTCTGGTGAAGTGATTGCGGTAAACGAAGCATTAGAAGATTCTCCAGAGTTGGTTAACAGCGACGCATTTGGTGATGGTTGGTTCTTCCGCGTAATGCCTTCTGACGAAGCAGAAATAGATATTTTACTTGATGCCGACGGCTATCAAGAAGTTATTGACCAAGAATAA
- a CDS encoding glycerophosphodiester phosphodiesterase: MTSCSIHLKVYCTILIVFIFSLSGCKSTPDPVKPSYVIPAALSHLPADAANQGLDIIDVQLSLGDRNLYLANNGNIKMVSTAQCQLDISAHRGDFRQPESSANAISSALNDNFNSVEIDVMLLKDGTWVDHHDSQTGRATVYYTGERFKLNRMSFQQFSNLKLRDKHSNNLLNQRPITAAEAFKVFGAYRDQSQRLNVEIKSDTNGQKLVELDNMLRKYIGLGGFYYSAAELDVLYKLRGINPSVYLGFIQGGHPTSVEKLAADLRKGVKNDAYYLDNQHNLELAGRYGTKRYRSRYKDYTAKSSLTQLQKKLGSNSGLHLDIRSFMQHPSVRYSAHQLGMKVYTYSLNGSDYHQTQLLKLTIDQLPDGAIVDATPYKICQRLFNGAKPKKRYQAASNVGRYITSLPQDADFDRFDEMLGYQTEGYYLPLASGLKAIHSTPVNKVPNNIPTPLLEHGFPTITDEIIDTDTGDTIILRLPSRQAD; encoded by the coding sequence ATGACAAGCTGCTCTATTCATCTCAAGGTTTACTGCACCATTTTAATTGTATTCATTTTCAGCTTATCTGGTTGTAAATCCACACCCGACCCTGTTAAACCTAGTTATGTCATTCCTGCTGCGTTATCTCATTTGCCTGCCGATGCGGCAAACCAAGGTTTAGATATCATTGATGTTCAATTGAGCTTAGGTGATCGCAATTTATATCTTGCCAACAATGGCAATATCAAAATGGTCTCGACCGCACAATGTCAGTTAGATATTTCGGCGCACCGTGGAGATTTTCGTCAACCAGAAAGTAGCGCGAATGCAATTTCTTCAGCCTTGAACGATAACTTTAACAGTGTCGAAATTGATGTAATGCTTCTGAAAGATGGCACTTGGGTGGATCATCACGATAGTCAAACCGGTCGCGCTACCGTGTATTACACAGGTGAACGTTTCAAACTAAATCGCATGAGTTTTCAGCAGTTCTCTAATCTGAAACTGCGAGATAAACACAGTAACAATTTACTCAATCAACGCCCAATAACGGCTGCAGAAGCCTTTAAAGTATTTGGCGCATATCGCGATCAAAGTCAGCGACTCAATGTAGAAATAAAATCTGATACCAATGGCCAAAAGCTGGTAGAGCTCGATAATATGCTCAGAAAATATATTGGCTTGGGTGGCTTTTATTATTCTGCGGCAGAACTTGATGTCCTCTATAAGCTACGCGGCATTAACCCATCGGTTTATTTAGGCTTTATTCAAGGTGGACACCCTACCAGCGTTGAAAAGTTAGCAGCAGATTTACGTAAAGGCGTAAAAAATGATGCCTATTACTTAGATAATCAACATAATCTCGAACTTGCTGGTCGCTACGGAACTAAACGTTACCGCTCGCGTTATAAAGACTACACCGCAAAATCATCATTAACCCAATTGCAAAAAAAGCTGGGTAGCAACTCTGGTTTACATTTAGACATTCGCAGTTTTATGCAGCATCCCAGCGTGAGGTATAGTGCTCACCAACTCGGAATGAAGGTTTATACCTATTCGCTTAATGGCAGTGATTATCATCAAACACAATTACTTAAGTTAACAATAGATCAGCTACCTGATGGCGCAATTGTAGATGCCACGCCTTACAAAATTTGCCAGCGTTTATTCAATGGAGCCAAACCTAAAAAACGTTATCAAGCAGCAAGTAATGTGGGTCGTTATATTACCTCTTTACCCCAAGATGCTGACTTTGACCGCTTTGACGAAATGCTAGGTTATCAAACAGAAGGTTATTATCTGCCATTAGCTTCTGGCCTTAAAGCCATCCATAGCACTCCGGTTAACAAGGTACCTAACAACATACCTACGCCTTTGTTGGAACATGGTTTCCCCACTATTACCGATGAAATAATAGATACAGACACGGGTGACACCATAATTTTAAGATTACCAAGTCGACAGGCTGACTAA